The Petrocella atlantisensis genome has a window encoding:
- a CDS encoding glycerate kinase family protein yields MNILVVSDSFKGSLTSSEICDIANSAILAVIPQANVKKIVLADGGEGSVEALVLNTEGSFHECIVTGPFFKKVKAVYGILGDYKTAIIEMSSASGIMHANKEELNPMVATSYGTGELILDAMKKGCKKIVIGIGGSATNDGGLGMLQALGFEFFDEKGDAVGQGGQALINVRSISSTKVLPEIFDLEIHVACDVNNPLIGEQGATRIYGPQKGGTNEMLELLEKGMINYGNVIENTFSKSILNYPGAGAAGGMGAGLLGILNGTLDSGFKLISDLIGLEEIINSSKFDYIFTGEGQINHQTLNGKLPFGVAQLGQKFGIPVIAVAGSIDKGFEEMYEKGLTSVFSIINQPMVLDEAIINAKDLLYQTYFNIATLINKSSK; encoded by the coding sequence ATGAATATATTAGTAGTGTCAGATTCTTTCAAAGGAAGTTTAACATCGTCTGAAATTTGTGATATAGCAAATTCAGCAATACTAGCAGTAATACCTCAGGCAAATGTTAAAAAAATAGTTTTAGCCGACGGTGGGGAAGGAAGCGTTGAAGCTTTAGTCCTGAATACAGAGGGATCATTTCACGAATGCATTGTAACAGGTCCATTTTTTAAAAAAGTTAAGGCGGTTTATGGAATTTTAGGTGATTATAAGACGGCAATCATAGAAATGTCTAGCGCTTCAGGAATAATGCATGCAAATAAAGAAGAATTAAATCCTATGGTTGCAACAAGCTATGGAACGGGAGAATTGATTCTCGATGCAATGAAAAAAGGATGCAAAAAAATAGTCATAGGTATAGGTGGAAGTGCGACTAACGATGGAGGATTAGGTATGCTCCAGGCTTTAGGATTCGAATTTTTTGATGAGAAGGGAGATGCGGTCGGTCAAGGTGGTCAAGCTTTGATTAATGTTCGGTCTATTTCATCGACTAAGGTATTACCTGAAATATTCGACCTTGAAATACATGTAGCTTGTGATGTAAATAATCCCTTGATAGGCGAACAAGGAGCCACTAGAATTTATGGTCCTCAAAAAGGAGGAACTAATGAAATGCTAGAACTTCTCGAAAAAGGTATGATAAACTATGGAAATGTTATAGAAAATACGTTTAGTAAAAGCATTCTTAATTACCCAGGCGCAGGTGCAGCAGGAGGTATGGGTGCAGGCTTGTTAGGTATTTTAAATGGAACCTTAGACTCAGGTTTTAAACTAATAAGTGACTTAATTGGTTTAGAAGAAATAATAAATTCAAGTAAATTTGACTATATATTTACTGGTGAAGGTCAAATAAATCATCAAACACTAAATGGTAAACTACCTTTTGGTGTTGCTCAGCTAGGTCAGAAGTTTGGTATACCTGTTATTGCAGTTGCAGGTTCGATTGATAAAGGTTTTGAAGAGATGTATGAAAAGGGGTTGACGTCTGTATTCAGTATCATCAATCAACCAATGGTGTTAGATGAAGCCATTATCAATGCAAAAGATTTGTTATATCAAACGTATTTTAACATTGCGACACTCATCAATAAATCATCTAAATAG
- a CDS encoding ATPase, T2SS/T4P/T4SS family: MLNFIMILVVLIIFVAISIVYFKKGDSTHYLEQKLLNNNERFQFEAIVDFIKDAINDITRTNLYEMGLSEDEFKRRLNKRSALKKALKNCTYGSALDKEYVKDFICDLLKKNYITEKNVDKIMYFGQPSFLSVQDKFEILLYHYKKSHGTLALSQMIMEHNLDDLKHIIENGKTPSYIITTQEIEELFCNSQIQLSYDDKLKVITQRVYQIYKGFGVVDEIRDMAIDGVSGGVSGVVEKATDKVMEDYLSQIIQTPNHYDSIWIFYKGKSIHLSFLSFGTEKELRRICQNIYRYNKAGQLSESTGFKVNEMKDGSRVVVVRPGFSESWAFFVRKFHIVNVTLEELISDENAKLPIETIRYLIKGARIISITGSQGSGKTTLLMAMVEAIYGTLTLRVQEMAFELHLRKVYPMRNILTFKETPTITGQAGMDVQKKTDGSVSILGEIATDEVAVWMLQMAQVASLFTLFTHHAKSVKDLVLSLRNSLLKCGVFRDEKIAEQQVVSVLDFDIHLERDGDGKRYISRITEIVALELETPYNKDYRQTSNQVDQQSAFMDTMTDYFTRRTDRKKYESRDVVVFEEGCYKTVHSMSENTIKEMGKNMSKKDFQDFVLFQNENWGCG, from the coding sequence ATGCTTAATTTTATAATGATACTGGTGGTGTTAATAATATTTGTCGCTATATCAATCGTATATTTTAAAAAAGGTGATTCAACCCATTATTTAGAACAGAAACTTTTAAATAACAATGAAAGATTTCAATTTGAAGCCATTGTAGATTTTATAAAAGACGCTATTAATGACATTACAAGAACCAACCTATATGAAATGGGTCTGTCTGAGGATGAGTTTAAAAGACGACTTAACAAAAGAAGTGCCTTAAAAAAAGCATTGAAAAATTGTACCTATGGATCAGCCCTTGATAAAGAGTATGTGAAAGATTTCATTTGCGATTTGTTAAAGAAAAACTATATAACAGAAAAAAATGTGGACAAAATTATGTACTTTGGACAACCCAGTTTTCTAAGTGTTCAGGATAAGTTCGAGATTTTGCTGTATCATTACAAAAAAAGTCATGGTACATTGGCCCTGAGCCAAATGATTATGGAGCATAACCTTGATGATTTAAAGCACATCATTGAAAATGGAAAAACCCCATCATACATTATTACAACTCAAGAAATTGAAGAGCTCTTTTGTAATAGTCAGATACAACTTAGCTATGACGATAAGTTGAAAGTTATTACACAACGGGTTTATCAGATTTATAAAGGTTTTGGTGTTGTGGATGAGATAAGGGACATGGCGATTGATGGTGTATCTGGTGGCGTTTCAGGCGTGGTAGAAAAAGCTACAGACAAAGTGATGGAAGACTATCTGAGTCAAATCATACAGACACCGAATCATTATGATAGTATTTGGATATTTTATAAAGGAAAATCTATACACTTGTCCTTTCTTTCCTTTGGAACTGAAAAAGAATTGCGGCGTATTTGTCAGAATATATATCGCTACAACAAAGCGGGACAGCTTTCAGAAAGTACAGGCTTTAAAGTAAATGAAATGAAAGACGGGTCAAGGGTTGTTGTTGTCAGACCGGGTTTCTCTGAATCCTGGGCATTTTTTGTTAGGAAATTCCATATTGTCAATGTAACCCTAGAAGAATTGATTTCTGATGAAAATGCTAAGCTACCAATCGAAACCATTCGGTATCTGATTAAAGGTGCAAGAATAATATCGATAACAGGTTCTCAAGGTTCTGGGAAGACGACGTTATTGATGGCAATGGTTGAGGCTATTTATGGGACATTAACCCTTCGTGTTCAGGAAATGGCTTTTGAACTACATCTTAGAAAAGTATATCCTATGCGAAACATTTTAACTTTTAAAGAAACACCCACCATAACGGGACAAGCAGGTATGGATGTTCAGAAAAAAACAGATGGATCCGTGAGTATATTGGGTGAGATTGCCACAGATGAGGTTGCTGTTTGGATGCTACAAATGGCTCAAGTGGCATCTTTGTTCACACTGTTTACCCATCATGCCAAATCTGTAAAAGATTTGGTTTTATCCCTAAGAAATTCACTACTTAAATGTGGGGTATTTCGAGATGAAAAAATAGCAGAGCAACAAGTGGTAAGTGTGTTGGACTTTGATATTCATCTAGAACGAGATGGAGACGGTAAAAGATATATTTCCAGAATAACAGAAATTGTAGCCCTAGAGCTTGAAACACCTTATAACAAAGACTATAGACAAACGTCCAATCAGGTAGATCAACAAAGTGCTTTTATGGATACAATGACGGATTACTTCACCCGTAGGACAGATCGGAAAAAGTATGAAAGCAGAGATGTTGTTGTATTTGAAGAAGGGTGTTATAAAACGGTGCATAGTATGAGTGAAAATACCATCAAGGAAATGGGAAAGAACATGTCGAAAAAGGATTTTCAGGACTTTGTCTTATTTCAAAATGAGAATTGGGGTTGTGGATAA
- a CDS encoding sugar diacid recognition domain-containing protein: protein MYEFPTELAENIVLLLNKVTSENVNYMVEGGLIIASIQKNRIGTIHEGAKRIMAGEIEELAITAEDASKLTGVKEGYNGVVIYKGKNIGCIGISGNPARMKTLQKMASLIVQEEYEKFLSNIAKNKITESIANGIEEITKTIKEITDLSMENFHQMQIVEEQSNHVEGNLHDINGLLMKVNQLTYQTKLLGLNASIEAARAGEAGKGFKVVSEEIGKLSDNSNKAFEEIKAMLNDIKQSIEAIASEIRKNTIVAQEQTLALQSINNSIISIQSESSKLIEDIS from the coding sequence ATGTATGAATTTCCAACAGAATTAGCTGAAAATATTGTACTTTTACTTAATAAAGTGACTTCAGAAAATGTGAACTATATGGTTGAAGGTGGATTGATTATTGCATCAATTCAAAAAAACCGTATTGGAACAATTCATGAGGGTGCTAAAAGAATTATGGCAGGTGAAATCGAGGAATTAGCAATCACAGCGGAGGATGCTAGTAAACTGACTGGTGTGAAGGAAGGTTACAATGGCGTAGTCATTTATAAAGGTAAAAATATTGGATGTATTGGCATATCAGGAAATCCGGCGAGAATGAAAACCCTCCAAAAAATGGCTTCACTTATAGTTCAAGAAGAATATGAAAAATTTTTAAGTAATATTGCGAAGAATAAAATAACAGAATCAATAGCAAATGGGATAGAAGAAATAACAAAAACGATAAAAGAAATTACAGATCTTAGTATGGAAAATTTTCATCAAATGCAAATAGTTGAAGAACAGTCAAACCATGTTGAAGGGAATCTTCATGACATAAATGGATTATTAATGAAAGTTAATCAATTAACATATCAAACAAAACTTTTGGGCTTAAACGCCTCTATAGAAGCCGCTAGGGCAGGTGAAGCAGGAAAAGGATTTAAAGTTGTTTCAGAAGAAATTGGGAAATTATCCGATAATTCAAACAAAGCTTTTGAAGAAATCAAGGCGATGTTAAATGATATAAAACAAAGTATCGAAGCTATTGCAAGTGAAATTAGAAAAAATACTATAGTTGCACAAGAGCAAACTTTAGCATTACAAAGTATTAACAATAGTATCATCAGCATACAAAGTGAGTCAAGTAAATTAATCGAGGATATTTCATAA
- a CDS encoding GntP family permease produces MVQGPFLLVILALSIVFIVLATAKFHVHPFLALIIAAYGVAFSSGMSVLDIESTIRSGFGGILTYIGIVIILGTIIGKILEKSGAAIVMADSVLKVVGEKRPGLAMSIIGYIVSIPVFCDSGFVILNSLKKSLVKKSKASGIMMSVSLATGLYATHTLVPPTPGPIAAAGNLGLENQLGLVIMVGLGISIFTMLAGHAWAVYAGKKYTSEEDTQVIEMDYEVIKQQYGKLPTTFKAFAPIVIPILLITLGSIANFPTYPFGQDGLFTIMIFLGKPLNALMIGLLFSFSLLPSLSKDTLTGWVGEGLKDAATIIMITGAGGAFGEVLKATPIGDYLGTSLSTLSIGILVPFIIAAALKTAQGSSTVALVTTSALIAPLLPALGLATVFGKVLTVMAIGAGAMTVSHANDSFFWVVSEFSGMDVSTAYKSQTMATLIQGVATITIVSILTLLFV; encoded by the coding sequence ATGGTTCAGGGTCCATTTTTATTAGTAATTCTAGCATTATCAATTGTGTTCATTGTACTTGCAACAGCGAAATTTCATGTTCATCCCTTTCTTGCACTGATTATAGCAGCTTATGGTGTGGCTTTCTCTTCTGGTATGTCAGTGTTAGATATTGAATCAACAATTCGTAGTGGTTTTGGTGGTATCCTTACGTATATAGGTATCGTAATAATTCTCGGTACAATTATTGGTAAGATTCTTGAAAAATCTGGAGCTGCAATTGTTATGGCGGATTCAGTTTTGAAGGTAGTTGGTGAAAAAAGACCGGGTCTGGCCATGAGTATAATTGGGTATATTGTTTCTATTCCTGTTTTTTGCGACTCAGGGTTTGTAATTTTAAATTCTTTAAAAAAATCACTTGTTAAAAAATCAAAAGCTTCAGGAATTATGATGTCAGTTTCACTTGCGACAGGTCTTTATGCAACACACACATTAGTACCACCAACCCCTGGTCCTATAGCTGCTGCGGGGAATCTTGGTTTAGAAAATCAACTAGGTCTGGTTATTATGGTTGGTTTAGGTATATCAATCTTTACAATGTTAGCAGGACATGCCTGGGCAGTTTATGCTGGGAAAAAATATACTTCTGAAGAAGATACCCAAGTGATAGAAATGGATTATGAAGTGATTAAACAACAATACGGTAAGTTGCCAACTACTTTTAAAGCGTTTGCACCTATTGTAATTCCGATTTTGTTGATTACACTGGGTTCTATTGCTAACTTTCCAACATATCCATTTGGACAGGATGGCTTATTTACTATAATGATTTTCCTTGGTAAGCCACTTAATGCATTAATGATCGGCTTATTATTCTCATTTTCGTTATTGCCGAGTTTAAGTAAAGACACCCTTACAGGATGGGTTGGTGAAGGATTGAAAGATGCAGCAACAATTATAATGATAACCGGAGCAGGTGGCGCTTTTGGTGAAGTTCTGAAAGCAACACCAATTGGGGACTACTTGGGAACATCTCTAAGTACTTTAAGCATAGGTATTCTAGTGCCATTTATTATTGCAGCTGCATTAAAAACAGCTCAAGGATCATCAACAGTTGCTCTTGTTACAACATCTGCTTTAATAGCACCACTACTTCCAGCACTTGGACTGGCAACAGTATTTGGTAAAGTACTTACAGTTATGGCCATTGGTGCGGGAGCGATGACGGTTTCGCATGCAAACGATAGTTTCTTTTGGGTTGTATCAGAGTTTAGTGGTATGGATGTATCTACTGCTTATAAATCTCAGACAATGGCAACACTGATACAAGGTGTCGCGACAATAACTATTGTATCTATTCTGACGCTATTATTTGTATAA
- a CDS encoding CdaR family transcriptional regulator: MLIHGDMLQKLVNKIIKDIGYNINIIDTDGIIIASGSVDRIGKFHKIGKQAADIKSRIDFKEEEDNVYNDVKSGINLPFYYKDSLIGIIGITGNPTELNDLANIVKSMIELMYEQELLKQKMYYRQNNKIFFINELLNVSNREALVSIKNWGEKLGYDMSVRRNIIVLQFSPIQNEDTTFTADDMVQDFVKDLKHIPNHHNNDISALLSPSRIIIVKSSYEIHENEEREVIYKYTQAVMKIIEDKYPMNCYIGVGSFYDDILCLKNSFFEAEYIINCVSNEYGCNIGFIRDYLIGYFSSQISKFTLDHFFFNAYECIKDKPEIIETIVSLYKCNMHLNQCAAKLYVHRNTVLFRMNKIKEILNLDPINNTSDRAYWGLLSEYIMLKK; the protein is encoded by the coding sequence ATGCTAATTCATGGTGATATGCTACAAAAATTAGTTAATAAAATCATTAAAGATATAGGATATAATATTAATATTATTGACACCGATGGTATTATTATAGCAAGTGGATCTGTTGATAGAATCGGTAAGTTTCATAAAATTGGCAAGCAAGCAGCTGATATTAAAAGTAGAATTGATTTTAAAGAAGAGGAAGATAATGTTTACAATGACGTAAAATCAGGGATTAATTTGCCTTTTTATTACAAAGATAGTTTAATAGGTATTATTGGAATTACTGGTAATCCTACAGAATTAAATGACCTTGCAAATATTGTAAAGTCTATGATTGAATTAATGTATGAACAAGAACTTCTTAAGCAAAAAATGTATTATCGTCAAAACAACAAAATATTCTTTATTAATGAATTATTAAATGTATCAAATAGAGAAGCATTGGTCTCCATAAAAAACTGGGGAGAAAAGCTAGGTTATGATATGAGTGTAAGAAGAAATATTATAGTTTTGCAGTTTTCACCTATACAAAATGAAGATACAACATTTACCGCAGATGATATGGTTCAAGACTTTGTAAAGGACCTTAAACATATTCCAAATCATCATAATAATGACATTTCAGCTCTTTTGTCCCCAAGTCGCATAATAATTGTTAAATCATCTTATGAAATCCATGAGAATGAGGAACGAGAAGTTATTTACAAATATACACAAGCTGTGATGAAAATAATAGAAGATAAATATCCTATGAATTGTTATATAGGAGTCGGTAGCTTTTATGATGATATATTATGCTTGAAAAATAGTTTTTTTGAAGCTGAGTATATTATAAACTGTGTTTCTAATGAGTACGGATGTAATATAGGATTTATTAGAGACTATTTAATTGGATATTTTTCATCACAAATTTCTAAATTTACTTTAGACCATTTTTTCTTTAATGCATATGAATGCATTAAAGATAAGCCGGAAATTATAGAAACTATAGTTTCTTTGTATAAATGCAATATGCACTTGAATCAGTGTGCTGCGAAATTATATGTACATCGTAATACTGTTCTCTTTAGAATGAATAAAATAAAGGAAATATTAAACTTAGACCCAATTAATAATACTTCGGATAGAGCCTATTGGGGTTTACTATCCGAATATATTATGTTAAAGAAATAG
- a CDS encoding SAF domain-containing protein, which produces MSIIRQRTKNLLVAGFLGVVLCLLLITVLSLTFREEISEFLSTTIYQEKEVVLTHTIVVASKSLKKGSILTKEDVILSQIDAEKSIDSSYTEASSLLGKKLLMDVDKNLPLTPSMFMEDALVDKNLRIYEFGFIELPYLLEDTDVVDVRIAFPTGQDYIVLAKKSIQSFERSRDQVHMGLLDLALEEEEVLRMSSAMVDTYLTEGTRVYLVKYINADQQAPSVVNYPVNQSVLALYMENPNIFKIPNAEQVLSKRRVLDASLLTLLDEAGVRF; this is translated from the coding sequence ATGTCAATCATTCGACAACGTACAAAAAACTTATTAGTGGCAGGATTCCTAGGTGTGGTTTTATGTCTTTTATTGATTACGGTCTTATCTCTGACTTTTAGAGAAGAGATTTCAGAGTTTCTATCCACCACAATATATCAAGAAAAAGAAGTGGTATTAACACATACCATTGTAGTAGCATCGAAGTCCTTAAAAAAGGGAAGTATTTTGACAAAAGAAGATGTAATATTATCGCAGATCGACGCAGAAAAATCAATCGACTCCAGTTACACCGAAGCTTCTTCATTACTTGGGAAAAAGCTTTTGATGGATGTGGATAAAAATCTGCCGTTGACGCCGTCTATGTTTATGGAGGACGCCTTGGTGGATAAGAATCTTAGAATCTATGAGTTTGGGTTTATTGAATTACCGTACTTACTAGAAGATACAGATGTGGTGGATGTCAGGATTGCATTTCCTACAGGTCAGGATTACATCGTTTTAGCGAAGAAATCGATACAATCCTTTGAACGTTCCAGAGACCAGGTCCATATGGGATTGTTAGATTTGGCCCTAGAAGAAGAAGAGGTTCTTCGCATGTCCAGTGCGATGGTAGATACTTACCTGACAGAAGGCACTAGAGTTTATTTGGTCAAATACATCAATGCGGACCAACAGGCACCATCTGTTGTCAATTATCCGGTCAATCAAAGTGTCTTGGCCCTTTATATGGAAAATCCGAATATATTTAAGATTCCGAATGCAGAACAAGTTTTAAGTAAAAGGCGGGTGCTCGATGCTTCCTTGTTAACGTTATTAGATGAGGCGGGTGTTCGTTTTTGA
- a CDS encoding chromosome partitioning protein ParA yields the protein MQVAFWSPNHGQTGTTSAAVAMASMSALLYNFKILLAHSHFERSTLESCFIKEKVHQHEDFLDFSDNGLDALKRLAKNRRLASGMICDYTISLLANRRLDLLQGTKTSKPMDAQETLNLLSQIFVVANRDYDLTMIDVPSGTHHKLTRKIIQHSDLVVVCLNQNKALLDAYFSNPSYASLLGEKSVLYNIGMYNKNSRYTLKNLSKTYGMDNVMCIPYDVGFMDACNNSRVLDFIMRHLTINSKNKHKTLLQHLEKNCECMMKQLEKTNQEASIDYA from the coding sequence ATGCAGGTAGCGTTTTGGTCACCCAACCATGGTCAGACAGGAACCACGAGTGCTGCCGTTGCCATGGCAAGTATGTCGGCACTTTTATATAATTTTAAAATTCTTTTAGCACATAGTCATTTTGAGAGAAGTACTTTGGAAAGTTGTTTTATTAAGGAAAAGGTGCATCAGCATGAAGATTTCTTGGATTTTAGCGACAATGGCTTGGATGCCTTGAAACGATTGGCAAAAAACAGAAGACTGGCATCTGGCATGATCTGTGATTATACCATATCTCTTTTGGCAAATAGACGCTTGGACTTATTACAAGGTACTAAGACATCTAAGCCGATGGATGCTCAAGAAACGTTAAATTTACTGAGCCAGATTTTTGTTGTAGCCAATAGAGATTATGATTTGACCATGATTGATGTGCCAAGTGGTACCCACCATAAATTAACACGAAAAATCATACAACACTCTGATTTGGTGGTGGTTTGTCTGAATCAAAACAAGGCATTACTGGATGCATATTTTAGTAATCCATCTTATGCTTCATTGTTAGGTGAGAAATCAGTATTATACAATATCGGTATGTATAATAAAAACAGTCGGTATACACTTAAAAATCTAAGCAAAACTTACGGGATGGATAATGTAATGTGTATACCTTATGATGTAGGTTTTATGGATGCATGCAACAACAGTCGTGTGCTTGATTTCATCATGCGTCATCTAACCATCAATTCCAAAAACAAGCACAAAACCCTTTTGCAACATCTGGAAAAAAACTGCGAATGCATGATGAAGCAGTTAGAAAAAACCAATCAGGAGGCTAGTATCGATTATGCTTAA
- a CDS encoding serine/threonine-protein kinase codes for MEDTLLAGVILFERYKIIRPLGIGGTSIVYLAQNNKIGSLVAIKAIKKKDGEVDLLAEKNILIELRHPSIPIIMDIEEDEDRIYLVEEYVEGKVLEKFKNKLTENEIIDIMLQLCDVLNYLHTFQEHPIIYRDLKPSNVIRMQNGHIKLIDFGIAKKYSQDTTRDTTQFGTRGYAAPEQFGFSKADVRTDIFSLGVSMYYLLTGKNLSTPPYRLQPLREENPFISSGLEEIIMKCIETVQGKRYQSVATLQEDIKALNSRDGDNKDYDVFLEKGHKVITLTGINRSLGTTHIAIVLAHYFCEQGLKVALIEWQAHHDFIKINNMYKTIIEEKFYFIFKDIHFYSFQNHLSYDKSIMDIYDVIIVDGGQYEDLVQKGSYQKSHQVLMLCGGKDWEIDYFEEYYFGSPNPSYHYMFNFMDDDAFLEIKKSMANFKCYQIPYNPNPYQVTERSKKLFDDIFEANATQSIGIKRSKFGDVKDHIRSKVQALKNSKIKKQSYSSDGRS; via the coding sequence TTGGAAGATACATTATTGGCAGGCGTTATTCTCTTTGAACGTTATAAGATTATCCGGCCCCTTGGTATTGGTGGGACCAGTATCGTATATTTGGCTCAGAACAATAAAATAGGGAGCTTGGTTGCGATTAAAGCCATTAAGAAAAAAGATGGTGAGGTCGATTTACTGGCAGAAAAAAATATTTTGATTGAATTACGTCATCCCTCAATTCCAATAATTATGGATATTGAAGAAGACGAAGATCGAATATATCTTGTTGAGGAATATGTCGAAGGCAAGGTGCTTGAGAAGTTTAAGAATAAGCTGACAGAAAATGAAATCATCGATATAATGTTGCAACTTTGTGATGTCCTGAATTATTTACACACTTTCCAAGAGCACCCGATTATTTATAGAGATTTAAAACCCAGTAATGTCATTAGAATGCAAAATGGGCATATTAAACTGATAGATTTTGGCATAGCAAAAAAATATAGCCAAGATACGACTAGGGATACGACTCAGTTTGGAACGAGAGGGTACGCAGCGCCTGAACAGTTCGGATTTTCGAAGGCGGATGTACGCACGGATATATTTTCACTGGGTGTTAGTATGTATTATTTGCTAACAGGTAAGAATTTAAGTACACCACCTTATAGATTACAACCTTTACGAGAAGAAAATCCTTTCATCAGTTCAGGCTTAGAAGAAATTATTATGAAATGTATTGAAACGGTTCAAGGCAAAAGGTATCAAAGTGTTGCAACCTTACAAGAAGACATTAAGGCCTTAAACAGTCGGGATGGTGATAACAAGGATTATGATGTTTTTCTTGAAAAAGGTCATAAAGTTATTACTCTAACAGGTATAAACAGGTCATTGGGTACAACGCATATAGCTATAGTACTTGCTCATTACTTTTGTGAACAAGGATTAAAAGTTGCCTTGATTGAATGGCAGGCACATCATGATTTTATAAAAATCAATAATATGTATAAAACCATCATAGAAGAGAAATTCTATTTCATTTTTAAGGACATTCATTTTTATAGTTTTCAGAATCATCTGTCTTATGATAAGAGCATAATGGATATCTATGATGTCATCATAGTAGATGGCGGTCAGTATGAAGATTTGGTACAAAAAGGTAGTTATCAGAAGAGCCATCAAGTTCTAATGCTATGTGGTGGTAAGGATTGGGAAATTGATTATTTTGAAGAATATTATTTTGGTAGTCCGAATCCGTCGTATCACTATATGTTCAATTTTATGGATGATGATGCTTTTCTAGAAATAAAAAAAAGTATGGCTAACTTCAAGTGTTATCAGATTCCTTATAACCCGAATCCATATCAGGTGACGGAGCGCTCTAAAAAGTTGTTCGATGATATTTTTGAAGCAAACGCTACACAATCCATAGGAATAAAAAGGAGTAAGTTTGGGGATGTTAAAGACCATATTAGATCAAAAGTTCAAGCACTCAAAAATTCAAAAATCAAGAAGCAAAGTTATAGCAGTGACGGGCGTAGCTAA
- a CDS encoding Rossmann-fold NAD(P)-binding domain-containing protein yields the protein MLKTILDQKFKHSKIQKSRSKVIAVTGVAKGIGVTHFCIMMAYYLSKQRRKVVIVELNDTGHFGRIEKAYEGLHHDVMSTESFTIKGVTYYKATSKEKLMDLYQGDYHYIVLDIGGAIKKYAEEHKRADIPLVIGHVSDWKIHEVDEFSIRYSMLMTQRCKWLFPDGKKDEMMEIGRKIGMSFHTIPYCVDPFVRKKETLEHMKKIIGSEA from the coding sequence ATGTTAAAGACCATATTAGATCAAAAGTTCAAGCACTCAAAAATTCAAAAATCAAGAAGCAAAGTTATAGCAGTGACGGGCGTAGCTAAGGGTATAGGTGTTACCCATTTTTGTATTATGATGGCGTACTATCTCTCTAAACAAAGGAGAAAGGTAGTCATAGTGGAACTTAATGATACGGGCCACTTTGGTAGAATCGAAAAAGCATATGAAGGCTTGCACCATGATGTCATGTCAACAGAATCTTTTACGATTAAAGGTGTTACATACTATAAGGCCACATCAAAAGAAAAGCTTATGGATTTGTATCAGGGAGACTATCATTACATAGTGCTGGATATAGGTGGTGCTATAAAAAAATATGCAGAAGAGCATAAGCGTGCAGATATACCTTTGGTTATAGGACATGTGAGTGACTGGAAGATACATGAAGTGGATGAATTTAGTATCAGATATTCTATGCTTATGACCCAGAGGTGTAAATGGCTTTTTCCGGATGGGAAAAAAGATGAAATGATGGAAATAGGGAGAAAAATAGGTATGTCCTTTCATACGATACCGTATTGTGTAGACCCTTTTGTAAGAAAGAAAGAGACACTAGAACACATGAAAAAAATCATTGGATCGGAGGCGTGA